The nucleotide window CCTATGTGGCTGGCACTTGGGCTCGGGTGCGCAACAATCAAGCTTGCCAAAAAAAATGGATCCTTAGAATGATGAAAGAGCGTGGAGGACACCCAGCTGCTGCTCTCGCTCGTCGACCGGAGGCACAACCACCAGGCTACGATCATTGCCTCCCAGTTCGAGCCCGCCGAATGGCTGGACCAGAT belongs to Aminivibrio pyruvatiphilus and includes:
- a CDS encoding ATP-binding protein is translated as MEDTQLLLSLVDRRHNHQATIIASQFEPAEWLDQIPVPVAAEAITDRLCSQAYNIVIKGKKSMREAARD